In one Pseudomonas tensinigenes genomic region, the following are encoded:
- a CDS encoding RNA polymerase sigma factor, producing the protein MAANDTQLLARLLAGEQQAFKELVTTYQSAMRAVAYAIVGQRHVEEVVQDAWLSVVRHIGSFEGRSSLKTWLLTITANSAKSRYKQNRREVLMDDLPSPHGTIDDDRFSPGDGHWLVAPFAWHQDTPEALLTESELRDCLEHTLLNLSELQSSVLLLRERQGLELEEICNLLEISLSNVRVLLHRARLKVFATVEHFEETGEC; encoded by the coding sequence ATGGCGGCTAACGACACCCAACTGCTTGCGCGCCTGCTGGCCGGTGAGCAACAGGCTTTCAAGGAACTGGTGACGACGTATCAGAGCGCCATGCGCGCGGTGGCGTATGCGATTGTCGGGCAGCGCCATGTCGAAGAAGTGGTGCAGGACGCATGGCTGTCCGTAGTGCGCCACATCGGCAGCTTCGAAGGTCGCTCCAGTCTCAAGACCTGGCTTCTGACCATCACCGCCAACTCAGCGAAAAGTCGCTATAAACAGAATCGCCGCGAAGTGTTGATGGATGATCTGCCATCGCCCCATGGCACGATCGACGACGACCGTTTTTCTCCCGGTGACGGCCATTGGCTGGTCGCCCCGTTCGCCTGGCACCAGGACACACCGGAAGCGCTGCTGACCGAAAGCGAATTGCGCGACTGTCTTGAGCACACCTTGTTGAATCTGTCGGAGCTGCAAAGCAGCGTTTTGCTGTTGCGCGAACGGCAGGGGCTGGAGCTGGAGGAAATCTGTAATCTTCTGGAGATCTCACTCTCCAATGTCCGCGTGCTGCTGCATCGGGCACGTTTGAAGGTCTTCGCGACCGTAGAACATTTTGAGGAGACAGGAGAATGTTGA
- a CDS encoding putative porin, whose protein sequence is MRLASTKTAAALCGGLLLAMSIPASAAVDAKLLDMLKANGSISQAQYIELQTELAKDQKAQQIAQQAQQETNEQVAAVAKKTNEQSVFDQKLAWAAKTQFKGDVRIRQETIKIDGEPNNGGRDKDRQRIRARLGAYTEINPQVDTGIRIATGGGDDARSTNQDQDNYFDKKQIWLDLGYIDYHPDQIKNLHIIGGKMLQPWVSMGDVIWDSDINPEGLAVTYKYPLGSSAELFGSLGNYNLKDNVDGDGVQFRHDLRLTAGQLGSRFNISDNLKVTLGGSVYAYQNDEDSRCTGTSTPCALAVNGNSANNEFRLYEGFSQVDIGGLPMPLSFYGQYVKNNDAVTDQDTAWLLGAKSKVFGLNLDYNYRDVQRNAVVGAFTDSDFANGTTGSRGHKFKVGYDIDKNFAIGATYFLTKADFASRTQRDADANTLQLDAEAKF, encoded by the coding sequence ATGCGTCTTGCTTCCACGAAAACTGCGGCGGCCCTGTGCGGTGGCTTGTTGCTGGCCATGAGTATTCCGGCCAGTGCTGCAGTCGACGCCAAACTGCTCGACATGCTCAAGGCTAACGGTTCCATTTCCCAGGCGCAGTACATCGAACTGCAAACTGAACTGGCCAAGGATCAGAAGGCTCAGCAAATCGCGCAGCAGGCGCAGCAAGAGACCAACGAACAAGTCGCTGCTGTTGCGAAGAAAACCAACGAACAAAGCGTCTTCGACCAGAAACTGGCCTGGGCGGCCAAGACCCAGTTCAAGGGTGATGTGCGTATCCGCCAGGAAACCATCAAGATCGACGGCGAGCCGAACAACGGCGGCCGCGACAAGGATCGTCAGCGCATCCGTGCCCGTCTGGGTGCCTACACCGAGATCAACCCGCAGGTTGACACCGGCATCCGCATTGCCACCGGCGGCGGCGATGACGCCCGTTCGACCAACCAGGACCAGGACAACTACTTCGACAAGAAGCAGATCTGGCTCGACCTGGGTTACATCGACTACCACCCGGATCAGATCAAGAACCTGCACATCATCGGCGGCAAGATGCTTCAGCCGTGGGTCAGCATGGGCGACGTGATCTGGGATAGCGACATCAACCCGGAAGGTCTGGCCGTTACCTACAAATACCCGTTGGGCAGCAGCGCCGAACTGTTCGGCAGCCTGGGTAACTACAACCTCAAGGACAACGTTGACGGCGATGGCGTGCAATTCCGTCACGACCTGCGTCTGACCGCTGGCCAGTTGGGTAGCCGCTTCAACATCAGCGACAACCTGAAAGTCACCTTGGGCGGCAGCGTCTACGCCTACCAGAACGACGAAGACAGCCGCTGCACCGGTACTTCCACACCGTGCGCGCTGGCGGTCAACGGCAACTCGGCCAACAACGAATTCCGTCTGTATGAAGGGTTCAGCCAGGTCGACATCGGCGGTCTGCCGATGCCACTGTCGTTCTACGGTCAGTACGTGAAGAACAACGATGCCGTGACCGATCAGGACACCGCGTGGCTGCTCGGTGCCAAGTCGAAAGTCTTCGGTCTGAACCTCGATTACAACTATCGTGACGTGCAGCGTAATGCCGTGGTTGGCGCCTTCACCGACTCCGACTTCGCCAACGGCACCACCGGTTCCCGTGGGCACAAGTTCAAGGTCGGTTATGACATCGACAAGAACTTCGCCATTGGCGCCACGTACTTCCTGACCAAGGCCGACTTCGCCAGCCGTACCCAGCGTGACGCTGACGCCAACACCCTGCAGCTGGATGCGGAAGCCAAGTTCTAA
- a CDS encoding anti-sigma factor family protein, producing the protein MLTCKEQVARSSDYLDGQLSFREKWMVRHHLMFCPNCRRFIRQMRLMQATLKALPEQPVEGIDDLAERLAEQRRKDNPL; encoded by the coding sequence ATGTTGACCTGCAAGGAGCAAGTGGCACGATCCAGCGATTATCTCGATGGCCAGTTGAGCTTTCGGGAAAAGTGGATGGTGCGTCATCACCTGATGTTTTGCCCGAACTGCCGGCGTTTCATTCGCCAGATGCGTTTGATGCAAGCCACCTTGAAGGCGCTGCCGGAGCAACCGGTAGAAGGCATCGATGACCTGGCCGAACGCCTGGCCGAGCAACGACGAAAAGATAACCCCCTGTAG
- a CDS encoding methyl-accepting chemotaxis protein, which yields MSIRNLRIGLRASLSFAVLASLLVVVGLFGLGQMKTLRESAAVIEESWMPSIESIHDAAANIASIRLESLRLIAVTQPAVRDRSKGILKAQRDELLKRLNDHKALIASDQEQAMLDGLNAAVGKYLSILDQIVSQIDAGQNEQAATRLSNELAPQGTVLDKTLEQMITLNQQGADAAAEAAAAMYQQALWIVASIIVVALLATLLLAWLLTRSITTPINQALDVARRIAAGDLSGQIVSTGKDEAAHLLDALAEMQGNLRSTIRGISESAQQLASAAEEMSSVMEQSTRGLQQQNDQIEQAATAVTEMSTAVDEVAANAVSSAEASAASNEDSKHGHVQVSETISSIQELVDAVLGASEQAEGLATQAQDISKVLEVIRGIAGQTNLLALNAAIEAARAGEAGRGFAVVADEVRSLAQRTQNSTEEIELMISSIQQGTGATVGALQSSAEQAGQTLRRANSAGQALEKITASISQINQRNLVIASAAEQQALVAREVDQNLVTIRDLSTQTAAGATQTSAASQELSRLAVDLNGLVTRFVI from the coding sequence ATGTCTATCCGGAATCTGCGCATAGGTTTGCGCGCCAGTTTGAGCTTTGCCGTTTTGGCCAGTCTGCTGGTGGTGGTCGGCCTGTTCGGTCTGGGCCAAATGAAAACCCTGCGCGAAAGTGCGGCAGTGATCGAAGAATCGTGGATGCCCAGCATCGAGAGCATTCATGACGCGGCGGCGAATATCGCCAGCATCCGCCTCGAATCCTTGCGTCTGATCGCAGTCACCCAACCCGCGGTGCGCGACAGAAGCAAAGGCATTCTCAAGGCGCAACGCGATGAGTTGCTCAAGCGCCTCAACGATCACAAAGCCTTGATCGCCAGTGATCAGGAACAAGCGATGCTCGACGGCTTGAACGCGGCCGTCGGCAAATACCTGAGCATTCTCGATCAGATTGTCAGCCAGATTGACGCGGGGCAGAACGAGCAGGCTGCCACGCGTTTGAGCAATGAACTGGCACCGCAGGGCACTGTGCTCGACAAGACGCTAGAGCAGATGATCACCCTCAACCAACAAGGTGCGGATGCCGCAGCCGAAGCCGCTGCGGCGATGTATCAGCAGGCTCTGTGGATCGTCGCGTCGATCATCGTGGTCGCCCTGCTTGCCACCTTGCTATTGGCCTGGTTGCTGACCCGCAGCATCACCACGCCGATCAATCAGGCACTGGATGTGGCACGACGCATTGCCGCCGGCGACCTCAGCGGCCAGATCGTCAGCACCGGTAAAGATGAGGCTGCGCATCTGCTGGATGCGTTGGCCGAGATGCAGGGCAATCTGCGCTCGACCATTCGCGGTATCAGCGAGTCGGCGCAGCAATTGGCTTCCGCGGCCGAGGAAATGAGTTCGGTGATGGAGCAAAGCACCCGCGGCCTGCAACAGCAGAACGATCAGATCGAACAAGCCGCCACCGCGGTCACCGAGATGAGCACGGCTGTGGACGAAGTCGCTGCCAACGCGGTGTCCAGCGCCGAGGCATCTGCTGCGTCGAACGAGGACAGCAAGCACGGCCATGTACAGGTCAGCGAAACCATCAGTTCGATTCAGGAGCTGGTCGATGCAGTACTCGGTGCTTCTGAACAAGCCGAGGGCCTGGCCACTCAGGCGCAGGACATCAGCAAAGTGCTGGAGGTGATTCGCGGGATTGCCGGGCAGACCAATCTGTTGGCGCTCAATGCGGCGATCGAAGCGGCACGCGCCGGTGAAGCCGGGCGCGGTTTTGCCGTGGTCGCCGATGAAGTGCGTTCGCTCGCACAACGCACGCAGAATTCCACCGAAGAAATCGAGCTGATGATCAGCAGCATCCAGCAAGGCACCGGGGCAACTGTTGGCGCGTTGCAGAGCAGTGCCGAGCAGGCTGGCCAGACGTTGCGCCGAGCCAACAGCGCGGGCCAGGCGCTGGAGAAAATCACCGCGTCGATCTCGCAGATCAACCAACGCAATCTGGTGATCGCCAGCGCGGCCGAGCAACAGGCTTTGGTGGCGCGTGAGGTCGATCAGAATCTGGTGACCATCCGTGACCTCTCGACCCAAACCGCCGCAGGGGCGACGCAGACCTCGGCCGCGAGTCAGGAATTGTCGCGTCTGGCGGTCGATCTCAACGGCCTGGTCACACGCTTTGTGATCTGA
- the aceK gene encoding bifunctional isocitrate dehydrogenase kinase/phosphatase, whose amino-acid sequence MPQQWPATDIARMILDGFDDYREHFRRITDGARERFEQARWQETQTASAARINLYEEKVGETIARLREYFDDETLMNVSCWPLVKSAYISVIDLRFDDELSETWYNSIFCGLFSHDLISDGCMFIHTTRPSLRRARAAQTRTYKPQGQLSGMLASIFADYRFSEDYADLPGDLLRLEAQLRENLPDWVCKDPELSVELFSSVLYRNKGAYLVGRIYTRDEQWPLVIPLLHREGRGIQIDALITDEADVSIIFSFTRSYFMVDVPVPAEFIGFLRRILPGKHIAELYTSIGFYKHGKSEFYRALINHLANTDDQFIMAPGVRGMVMSVFTLPGFNTVFKIIKDRFSPSKNVDRATVIEKYRLVKSVDRVGRMADTQEFADFRFPLSKFDPACLAELLEVAPSTVSVEGETVLIRHCWTERRMTPLNLYLENANDAQVREALEDYGLAIKQLAAANIFPGDMLLKNFGVTRHGRVVFYDYDEICFLTEANFRHIPAPRTPEDEMASEPWYSIGPLDVFPEEFPPFLFADSGQRKLFDQLHGELYNADYWKSLQEAIRAGKVIDVFPYRRKGLDNE is encoded by the coding sequence ATGCCGCAGCAATGGCCAGCCACCGACATCGCCCGCATGATCCTCGATGGCTTCGACGATTATCGCGAGCATTTCCGGCGGATCACCGACGGCGCCCGCGAGCGTTTTGAGCAGGCACGCTGGCAGGAGACGCAAACGGCGTCGGCGGCGCGGATCAATCTCTATGAAGAAAAGGTCGGCGAAACCATCGCCCGCCTGCGCGAGTACTTCGACGATGAAACGCTGATGAATGTCAGTTGCTGGCCGTTGGTGAAAAGCGCCTACATCAGCGTCATCGACCTGCGCTTCGACGATGAGCTGTCCGAGACCTGGTACAACTCGATTTTCTGCGGGCTGTTCAGCCACGACCTGATCAGCGACGGCTGCATGTTCATCCACACCACGCGCCCGAGCCTGCGCCGCGCCCGCGCTGCACAAACCCGCACATACAAGCCGCAGGGACAACTGTCGGGGATGCTCGCGAGCATTTTTGCCGACTACCGTTTCAGCGAGGATTACGCCGATTTGCCGGGTGACTTGCTCCGGCTCGAAGCGCAACTGCGCGAGAATCTGCCGGACTGGGTGTGCAAGGATCCTGAGCTCAGCGTCGAGCTGTTTTCCTCGGTGTTGTACCGCAACAAGGGCGCGTACCTGGTCGGACGCATCTACACCCGCGACGAGCAATGGCCGCTGGTGATTCCGCTGCTGCACCGCGAAGGGCGCGGGATTCAGATCGACGCGCTGATTACCGACGAAGCCGATGTGTCGATCATCTTCTCGTTCACCCGTTCGTATTTCATGGTCGACGTGCCGGTGCCGGCGGAATTCATCGGTTTCCTGCGGCGCATCTTGCCGGGCAAGCACATCGCCGAGCTGTACACCTCGATCGGTTTCTACAAGCACGGCAAGTCCGAGTTCTACCGCGCACTGATCAACCATCTGGCCAATACCGATGACCAGTTCATCATGGCCCCGGGTGTGCGTGGCATGGTCATGAGCGTGTTCACCCTGCCGGGTTTCAACACCGTGTTCAAAATCATCAAGGACCGTTTTTCGCCGTCGAAAAACGTCGACCGCGCCACGGTGATCGAGAAGTATCGGCTGGTAAAAAGTGTCGACCGGGTAGGGCGTATGGCCGATACCCAGGAGTTCGCCGACTTCCGTTTTCCGTTGAGCAAGTTCGATCCGGCGTGTCTGGCAGAGCTGTTGGAGGTAGCACCATCAACGGTGTCGGTGGAAGGCGAGACGGTGCTGATCCGTCACTGCTGGACCGAGCGGCGAATGACCCCGCTCAACCTGTATCTGGAAAACGCCAACGATGCACAGGTGCGTGAGGCGCTGGAGGATTACGGCCTGGCGATCAAGCAACTGGCGGCGGCGAACATCTTTCCCGGTGACATGTTGTTGAAGAACTTCGGCGTCACCCGGCATGGGCGGGTGGTGTTTTATGACTATGATGAAATTTGTTTCCTGACCGAAGCCAACTTTCGCCACATCCCTGCGCCGCGCACGCCTGAGGACGAAATGGCCTCTGAACCGTGGTATTCGATCGGGCCGCTGGATGTGTTTCCCGAGGAGTTTCCACCGTTCCTGTTTGCCGATTCCGGGCAGCGCAAGTTGTTCGATCAGTTGCATGGCGAGTTGTACAACGCTGATTACTGGAAGAGTTTGCAGGAGGCGATTCGGGCGGGGAAAGTCATTGATGTCTTTCCTTATCGGCGTAAAGGCCTCGATAACGAGTAG
- a CDS encoding beta-ketoacyl-ACP synthase III, whose amino-acid sequence MHNVVISGTGLYTPANSISNEELVQSFNTYVAQFNADNAETIASGEVQALTESSAAFIEKASGIKSRFVMDKDGILDPQRMAPRLPERSNDEWSVLCQMAIGAAEQALQRAGKTAADIDGVIVACSNLQRAYPAIAIEVQEALGIQGFGFDMNVACSSATFGIQAAANSVQLGQARAILMVNPEVCTGHLNFRDRDSHFIFGDAATAVVIERADTATSKHQFDVVSTKLLTKFSNNIRNNFGFLNRAAEEGIGARDKLFVQEGRKVFKDVCPMVAELIGEHLEENKLNVGDVKRFWLHQANLSMNHLIVRKLLGREATEEEAPVILDTYANTSSAGSVIAFHKYQDDLAAGSLAVLSSFGAGYSIGSVILRKR is encoded by the coding sequence ATGCATAACGTCGTCATCAGCGGCACCGGCCTGTACACCCCGGCCAACAGCATCTCCAACGAAGAGCTGGTGCAGTCTTTCAATACCTACGTCGCCCAGTTCAACGCCGACAACGCCGAGACCATTGCCAGCGGCGAAGTCCAGGCCCTGACCGAATCCAGCGCTGCGTTTATCGAAAAGGCTTCCGGCATCAAGAGCCGCTTTGTCATGGACAAGGACGGTATCCTCGATCCACAACGTATGGCTCCGCGCTTGCCGGAGCGTTCCAACGACGAATGGTCGGTGCTCTGCCAGATGGCCATCGGCGCAGCCGAGCAAGCCCTGCAACGCGCCGGCAAAACCGCCGCTGACATCGACGGCGTGATCGTCGCCTGCTCCAACCTGCAACGTGCCTACCCGGCCATCGCCATCGAAGTTCAGGAAGCGCTGGGCATTCAAGGCTTCGGTTTCGACATGAACGTGGCTTGCTCCTCGGCGACCTTCGGCATTCAGGCGGCGGCCAACAGTGTGCAACTGGGCCAGGCCCGGGCGATCCTGATGGTCAACCCGGAAGTCTGCACCGGTCACCTGAACTTCCGTGACCGCGACAGCCACTTCATCTTCGGCGATGCTGCGACTGCAGTGGTCATTGAACGCGCTGACACCGCGACGTCCAAGCACCAGTTCGACGTGGTCAGCACCAAACTGCTGACCAAGTTCTCCAACAACATCCGCAACAACTTCGGCTTCCTCAACCGCGCAGCGGAAGAGGGCATCGGCGCCCGCGACAAGCTGTTCGTGCAGGAAGGCCGCAAGGTGTTCAAGGATGTCTGCCCGATGGTTGCCGAGCTGATCGGCGAGCACTTGGAAGAGAACAAGCTCAACGTCGGCGACGTGAAGCGCTTCTGGCTGCACCAGGCCAACCTCAGCATGAACCACCTGATTGTGCGCAAACTGTTGGGCCGTGAGGCCACCGAAGAAGAAGCGCCGGTGATTCTCGACACCTACGCCAACACCAGCTCCGCAGGTTCGGTGATTGCTTTCCACAAATATCAGGACGATCTGGCTGCCGGTTCGCTGGCTGTCTTGAGTTCGTTCGGTGCAGGCTATTCGATCGGCAGCGTCATTCTGCGCAAGCGTTGA
- the hrpA gene encoding ATP-dependent RNA helicase HrpA, which translates to MTDESPSIDKLLKNLDHAMLADRHRLRRQLLELRKKPDEAKLAQWVTRMQASCDQVLARKASLPVIRYDDSLPIAAKRDEIKKALEKHQVLIIAGETGSGKTTQLPKICLEIGRGQHGLIGHTQPRRIAARSVASRVAEELGTPLGALVGYQVRFEDQSDSNTLIKLMTDGILLAETQNDRYLERYDTIIVDEAHERSLNIDFLLGYLKTLLPRRPDLKVIITSATIDLERFSKHFDDAPIVEVSGRTFPVDTWYRPLTLEQDEEGNRVEDDLTVDQAILATLDEIAAYERSERRSPGDVLVFLPGEREIRDAADMLRKAQLKHTEILPLYARLSPAEQQRIFQSHPGRRVVLATNVAETSLTVPGIRYVIDSGTARISRYSYRAKVQRLPIEAISQASANQRKGRCGRVEPGICIRLYSEEDFNGRPEFTDPEILRTNLAAVILQMLHLRLGEITAFPFIEPPDGKAISDGFNLLQELSAVDRNSQLTPLGRQLARLPVDPRMGRMLLEAAKLGSLQEVLIVASAMSIQDPRERPPERQQAADQAHAQWKDVDSDFAGLVNLWRGFEEQRQALTASPLRNWCRKNFLNYLRLREWRDSHRQLSLICRDMQLSLNKEPADYPKLHKAVLVGLLSQIGQKTEDGDYLGARQRRFWIHPSSGIGKKRPQWLMTAELVETTKLYARMVAKIDADWIEPLAGHLIKKNHFEPHWEKKRGQVVAFEQITLFGLIVVGRRPVHYGPVDPVVSRELFIREGLVRGEIQSRAKCLTANQQLLEQLDELEAKARRRDILADEETLYAFYDARLPAEIHQTATFDSWYRINSQKNPQLLIMREEDVLAREASEVTARDYPDTLHIGDLELALTYHFEPNHPRDGVTLRVPAPLLPMLPPERLEWLVPGMIEAKCIALVRNLPKALRKNFVPVPDFIKAALQRMTFAEGSLPQALGRELLRMTGARVSDEAWAEAEQGVEGHLRMNLEIVDGQGKFLGEGRDLAELTARFAEASQAALAVPQSAKSQQPVEAKVFAPVAEKTQQKIAGLSMTVYPALVEEGGTVKEGRFSTPAEAEFQHRRALQRLLMQQLAEPAKFLRGKLPGQTELGLLYRELGRVDALVEDILLASLDSCILEGEDPLPRDGAGLAALAERKRGNWTEHAERVARLTLEILKLWHGLQKRFKGKIDLAQAVALNDIKQQINNLVYPGFVRETPMQWLKELPRYLKAVEQRFEKLGAQVQKDRVWSGELAGLWAQYQTRAAKHAQEGKRDPQLELYRWWLEEYRVSLFAQQLGTKVPISDKRLNKQWSQVEP; encoded by the coding sequence ATGACCGACGAATCGCCCTCCATCGACAAACTGCTGAAGAACCTCGATCACGCCATGCTCGCCGACCGTCACCGGCTGCGGCGGCAGTTGCTTGAGCTGCGCAAGAAACCCGACGAGGCCAAACTGGCCCAGTGGGTGACGCGCATGCAGGCGTCCTGTGATCAGGTGCTGGCGCGCAAGGCCAGCCTGCCGGTGATTCGTTACGACGACAGCCTGCCGATCGCCGCCAAGCGCGACGAGATCAAGAAGGCGCTGGAAAAGCATCAAGTGCTGATCATCGCCGGCGAAACCGGCTCGGGCAAAACCACCCAGTTGCCGAAAATCTGTCTGGAAATCGGTCGCGGTCAGCACGGTCTGATCGGCCACACCCAGCCACGTCGAATCGCTGCACGCAGCGTCGCCAGCCGCGTCGCCGAAGAGCTTGGCACGCCGCTCGGTGCGCTGGTCGGCTATCAGGTGCGTTTCGAAGATCAGAGCGATTCCAACACCCTGATCAAACTGATGACCGACGGCATCCTGCTCGCGGAAACCCAGAATGATCGCTACCTCGAACGCTACGACACGATCATCGTCGACGAAGCCCACGAGCGTAGTCTCAACATCGATTTCCTCCTCGGTTACCTGAAAACCCTGCTGCCACGTCGTCCGGATCTGAAAGTCATCATCACCTCGGCGACCATCGATCTGGAGCGTTTCTCCAAGCATTTCGATGATGCGCCGATTGTTGAAGTCTCGGGTCGTACCTTCCCGGTAGACACCTGGTATCGCCCGTTGACGCTGGAGCAGGACGAAGAGGGCAACCGCGTCGAAGATGACCTGACGGTGGATCAGGCGATCCTCGCGACCCTCGATGAAATCGCCGCTTACGAACGCAGCGAGCGTCGTAGCCCTGGTGATGTGCTGGTGTTCTTGCCTGGCGAGCGCGAGATTCGTGACGCCGCCGACATGCTGCGCAAGGCGCAACTCAAGCACACTGAAATTCTGCCGTTGTACGCGCGCTTGTCGCCGGCCGAACAGCAGCGGATTTTCCAGTCGCACCCGGGCCGTCGCGTGGTGCTGGCAACCAACGTCGCCGAGACCTCGCTGACCGTGCCGGGCATCCGTTATGTGATCGACAGCGGCACCGCGCGCATCAGCCGTTACAGCTATCGCGCCAAGGTGCAGCGTCTGCCGATCGAGGCGATTTCCCAGGCCAGCGCCAACCAGCGTAAGGGCCGTTGCGGCCGGGTCGAGCCGGGTATCTGCATTCGCTTGTACAGCGAAGAAGATTTTAATGGGCGCCCGGAATTCACCGATCCGGAGATTCTGCGCACCAACCTCGCCGCCGTAATCTTGCAGATGCTGCATCTGCGTCTCGGCGAGATCACCGCATTCCCGTTCATCGAGCCGCCGGATGGCAAGGCGATCAGCGACGGTTTCAACCTGCTGCAAGAACTCTCGGCGGTGGATCGCAACAGTCAGCTGACCCCGCTCGGTCGTCAACTTGCGCGCCTGCCGGTCGACCCGCGCATGGGCCGCATGCTGCTTGAAGCGGCCAAGCTCGGCAGCCTGCAGGAAGTGCTGATCGTTGCCAGTGCGATGTCGATTCAAGACCCGCGCGAGCGTCCGCCGGAGCGTCAGCAAGCGGCCGATCAGGCACACGCACAGTGGAAGGATGTCGATTCGGATTTCGCCGGTTTGGTAAATCTGTGGCGTGGCTTTGAAGAGCAACGCCAAGCGCTGACCGCGAGCCCATTGCGCAACTGGTGCCGCAAGAACTTCCTCAACTATCTGCGCCTGCGCGAGTGGCGCGATTCCCATCGCCAGTTGAGCCTGATCTGCCGCGACATGCAGTTGAGCCTGAATAAAGAGCCGGCGGATTATCCGAAACTGCACAAAGCGGTGCTGGTCGGTCTGCTCAGCCAGATCGGTCAGAAAACCGAGGACGGTGATTACCTCGGCGCGCGTCAGCGGCGTTTCTGGATTCATCCGTCGTCGGGCATTGGCAAGAAGCGTCCGCAATGGCTGATGACCGCCGAACTGGTGGAAACCACCAAGCTCTACGCGCGCATGGTCGCCAAGATCGATGCCGACTGGATCGAGCCGCTGGCCGGACATCTGATCAAGAAAAACCATTTCGAACCGCACTGGGAGAAGAAGCGCGGCCAGGTCGTGGCGTTCGAACAGATCACCTTGTTCGGGCTGATCGTGGTCGGCCGCCGCCCGGTGCATTACGGCCCGGTCGATCCAGTGGTTTCCCGTGAGCTGTTTATCCGCGAAGGTCTGGTGCGTGGCGAGATTCAGTCCAGAGCCAAGTGCCTGACGGCCAACCAGCAACTGCTGGAACAGCTCGACGAACTGGAGGCCAAGGCCCGGCGTCGCGATATTCTCGCCGACGAAGAAACCTTGTACGCGTTCTACGATGCGCGGTTGCCGGCGGAGATTCACCAGACCGCGACCTTCGACAGTTGGTACCGCATCAACAGCCAGAAGAACCCGCAACTATTGATCATGCGCGAAGAAGACGTGCTGGCCCGCGAGGCCAGTGAAGTCACCGCGCGCGATTACCCGGACACGCTGCACATCGGCGATCTTGAACTGGCGCTGACCTACCACTTCGAGCCCAATCACCCGCGTGACGGCGTGACCCTGCGCGTGCCGGCACCGCTGTTGCCGATGCTGCCGCCGGAGCGCTTGGAGTGGCTGGTGCCGGGGATGATCGAGGCCAAGTGCATCGCCCTTGTGCGCAACCTGCCGAAAGCGCTGCGCAAGAATTTTGTGCCGGTGCCGGACTTCATCAAGGCTGCCTTGCAGCGCATGACCTTTGCCGAGGGTTCGTTGCCGCAAGCGCTCGGTCGCGAACTGCTGCGCATGACTGGCGCGCGGGTCAGCGACGAGGCGTGGGCCGAAGCTGAGCAAGGCGTCGAGGGGCATCTGCGGATGAACCTGGAAATCGTCGACGGCCAGGGCAAGTTCCTCGGTGAAGGTCGCGATCTGGCCGAATTGACCGCGCGGTTTGCCGAAGCCAGTCAGGCCGCGTTGGCGGTGCCGCAGAGCGCGAAAAGCCAGCAACCGGTGGAGGCGAAAGTCTTCGCGCCGGTGGCTGAAAAGACTCAACAGAAGATCGCCGGGCTATCGATGACGGTGTATCCGGCGCTGGTCGAAGAGGGCGGCACGGTCAAGGAAGGGCGCTTCTCGACCCCGGCCGAAGCCGAGTTTCAGCATCGTCGCGCCTTGCAGCGGTTGTTGATGCAGCAACTTGCGGAGCCGGCCAAATTTCTGCGCGGCAAGTTGCCGGGGCAGACTGAATTGGGCCTGCTCTATCGCGAGCTGGGCCGGGTTGATGCGCTGGTTGAAGACATTCTGCTGGCCAGCCTCGACAGCTGCATTCTCGAAGGCGAAGACCCGTTGCCCCGAGATGGCGCCGGGTTGGCGGCATTGGCCGAGCGCAAACGCGGCAACTGGACCGAGCACGCCGAGCGCGTGGCCCGGTTGACGCTGGAGATTCTCAAGCTCTGGCACGGTCTGCAAAAACGCTTCAAGGGCAAGATCGATCTGGCGCAAGCCGTGGCGCTGAATGACATCAAGCAGCAGATCAATAATCTGGTTTACCCGGGGTTTGTCCGCGAGACGCCGATGCAGTGGCTCAAGGAGTTGCCGCGTTACCTGAAAGCGGTCGAGCAGCGTTTCGAGAAACTCGGTGCGCAGGTGCAGAAGGATCGCGTCTGGAGCGGTGAACTTGCCGGCCTCTGGGCGCAATACCAGACCCGCGCAGCGAAACATGCGCAGGAAGGCAAACGCGACCCGCAACTTGAGCTGTACCGCTGGTGGCTGGAGGAATACCGGGTCTCACTGTTCGCCCAGCAACTGGGCACCAAGGTCCCGATCTCCGACAAACGCCTGAACAAACAGTGGAGCCAGGTCGAACCCTGA